From one Flavobacterium sp. N502536 genomic stretch:
- a CDS encoding DUF853 domain-containing protein yields MNKKDNFIQDINNGYVSKGDSIILGSAILDGEPLGEAHVKIPLKTLNRHGLIAGATGTGKTKTIQVFSEQLSNAGIPVLMMDIKGDFSGIAEEGKEEGFITERHAKINIPYNVASFPVELMSLSKQNGVRLRATVSEFGPVLFSRILDLNDTQAGVVAVIFKYCDDNKMPLLDLKDIKKVLNYITEEGKDEIASNYGKISTATTGTILRKIIELEQQGGDLFFGELSFEIDDLMRIDENGKGYVNIIRLTDIQDKPKLFSTFMLSLLAEIYQQMPEKGDVVQPELVIFIDEAHLIFNEASKALLEQIETIVKLIRSKGVGIYFVTQNPMDVPSGVLAQLGLKIQHALRAFTANDRQAIKKTADNYPTSPYYKTDELLTSLGIGEALVTALNEKGIPTPLVATMMRAPMSRMDVLTPDEIETINSKSKLVKKYVEEIDRESAYEILNKKIEEATQAAAQQEEETPARSSKSEPSTASVVGKSVLKVVTSATFIRGVFGVLSKIFKK; encoded by the coding sequence ATGAATAAAAAAGATAATTTCATTCAGGATATAAATAATGGCTATGTTTCTAAGGGCGACAGCATCATTCTTGGCAGTGCCATTCTGGACGGAGAACCTCTTGGGGAGGCTCATGTGAAGATTCCCCTGAAAACATTAAACCGCCACGGATTAATAGCCGGCGCGACCGGAACAGGAAAAACCAAAACCATTCAGGTTTTCTCTGAACAACTTTCGAATGCGGGGATTCCTGTTTTGATGATGGATATTAAAGGTGACTTTAGCGGAATTGCCGAAGAAGGTAAAGAAGAGGGGTTTATAACCGAGCGTCATGCCAAAATAAATATACCTTATAATGTAGCTTCTTTTCCTGTTGAGTTAATGTCGCTTTCCAAACAAAACGGGGTTCGTTTAAGAGCAACAGTTTCGGAGTTTGGTCCGGTTCTTTTCTCCAGGATTTTAGATCTGAATGACACACAGGCGGGTGTGGTGGCTGTTATTTTTAAATATTGCGACGACAATAAAATGCCACTGTTGGATTTAAAAGACATCAAAAAGGTTCTCAATTATATTACCGAAGAAGGCAAAGATGAAATAGCCTCCAATTATGGCAAAATCTCTACCGCAACTACCGGCACGATTTTAAGAAAAATAATCGAACTGGAACAACAAGGCGGTGATTTGTTTTTTGGAGAGCTTTCGTTTGAAATTGATGATCTGATGCGAATTGACGAAAATGGAAAAGGATATGTAAACATTATCCGATTGACAGATATTCAGGACAAACCTAAATTGTTCTCGACTTTTATGTTGAGCTTACTGGCTGAAATTTACCAGCAAATGCCAGAGAAGGGAGACGTTGTACAACCGGAACTCGTGATTTTTATTGATGAAGCGCATTTGATCTTTAACGAAGCTAGCAAGGCATTACTGGAACAAATTGAAACGATTGTAAAACTAATTCGTTCTAAAGGTGTCGGAATTTATTTTGTAACCCAAAATCCGATGGATGTCCCGAGTGGTGTATTGGCACAATTGGGTTTAAAAATCCAACATGCGTTAAGAGCTTTTACGGCCAATGACCGTCAGGCGATTAAAAAAACAGCAGACAATTATCCTACTTCACCTTATTATAAAACCGATGAGCTGCTAACGAGTTTAGGAATTGGAGAAGCTTTGGTAACAGCCCTGAATGAAAAAGGTATCCCTACTCCTCTTGTTGCCACGATGATGCGTGCTCCAATGAGCCGAATGGATGTTTTAACTCCGGACGAAATTGAAACCATCAACAGCAAATCAAAACTGGTGAAAAAGTATGTTGAGGAAATAGATCGCGAAAGTGCCTACGAAATTCTAAACAAAAAAATTGAAGAAGCCACGCAGGCTGCGGCACAGCAAGAAGAAGAAACACCAGCAAGATCATCTAAGTCCGAGCCAAGCACCGCAAGCGTTGTTGGAAAATCGGTTTTAAAAGTGGTTACTAGTGCTACTTTTATTAGAGGTGTATTTGGAGTTCTGTCCAAAATCTTTAAGAAGTAA